Proteins from one Arcobacter sp. F155 genomic window:
- a CDS encoding NFACT RNA binding domain-containing protein — MKYYILKEITEYLQEKAQVIKHISRIDNNLIIIEFNNKNQIYFDMSKGKSYIYKKRGEKASKKDFNAPFDVVLQKRFINSRIENLEIYNDDKIINIKVNSSSSYKKLTTILQLEFTGKHTNAIILDEDRTILEALRHIDEFASSRVVKVGIKLDEVPKQNFVPKIEKLEDVEEYMYKVYEEIENNNLENHRRQKVSQVNKKLKKLQKTLDNLPKKEDLEEESNSLYEKANLILANLHTIKPYQEVLKTYNYEGKEVEIKLDTRYLASTYSNDLFKKAKRAKQKANNIKIEKSNLEEKVDFLKRLINNINSCKTIDEIEFLLPKKQKNQAKTKKSQNYESFFYEGYKIMLGTNERENIYLLENSKASDFWFHLKDAPSSHVIVQNSKKTIPENVIEKAAKICAQFSSDFEGTYAVDYTQRRNVKIQHGANVLYNPYTTISVKV; from the coding sequence TTGAAATACTATATTCTAAAAGAGATTACAGAGTATCTACAAGAAAAAGCCCAAGTTATAAAACATATAAGCAGAATTGATAACAATCTAATTATAATTGAATTTAATAATAAAAATCAAATATACTTTGATATGAGTAAGGGAAAAAGTTATATTTATAAAAAAAGAGGAGAAAAAGCTTCTAAAAAAGATTTCAATGCACCTTTTGATGTAGTACTTCAAAAAAGATTTATTAATTCAAGAATTGAGAATCTTGAGATTTATAATGATGATAAAATCATAAATATAAAAGTTAACTCTTCATCTTCATATAAAAAACTAACAACTATTTTACAATTAGAGTTTACAGGAAAACATACCAACGCAATTATATTAGATGAAGATAGAACTATATTAGAAGCTTTAAGACATATAGATGAATTCGCTTCAAGTAGAGTTGTAAAGGTAGGAATAAAACTTGACGAAGTTCCAAAACAAAATTTTGTTCCAAAGATAGAAAAACTTGAAGATGTAGAAGAGTATATGTATAAAGTATATGAAGAGATTGAGAATAACAACCTTGAAAATCATAGACGACAAAAAGTAAGTCAAGTAAATAAAAAGTTAAAAAAACTACAAAAAACTTTAGATAACTTACCTAAAAAAGAGGACTTAGAGGAAGAATCAAACTCTTTATATGAAAAAGCAAATTTAATACTTGCAAATTTACATACAATAAAACCGTATCAAGAGGTATTAAAAACATATAATTATGAAGGCAAAGAGGTTGAAATAAAACTTGATACAAGATATTTAGCTTCTACATATTCAAACGATTTATTTAAAAAAGCAAAACGAGCGAAACAAAAAGCAAATAATATAAAAATAGAGAAATCAAATTTAGAAGAAAAAGTAGACTTCCTTAAAAGACTTATTAATAATATTAATTCTTGTAAAACAATCGATGAAATAGAGTTTTTACTTCCTAAAAAACAAAAGAATCAAGCCAAAACAAAGAAGAGCCAAAACTATGAAAGCTTCTTTTATGAAGGTTATAAGATTATGCTTGGAACAAATGAGAGAGAAAATATATATTTATTAGAAAATTCAAAAGCAAGTGATTTTTGGTTTCATTTAAAAGATGCTCCATCTTCTCATGTTATAGTTCAAAATAGTAAAAAAACTATCCCTGAAAATGTGATTGAAAAAGCAGCAAAAATATGTGCACAGTTTTCAAGTGATTTTGAAGGAACTTATGCTGTTGATTATACTCAAAGAAGAAATGTAAAGATACAACATGGAGCAAATGTTTTATATAATCCATATACAACAATTAGTGTAAAAGTATAA
- a CDS encoding dialkylrecorsinol condensing enzyme codes for MDIKKVLVISYSQTGQLTQLTDSVLAPLEADTNVEVVYKKIEPLKPYPFPWDFMTFMDCFPESIYLDPPEIKEIEDDDNDYDLVILPYQVWFLSPSLPITAFLKSDYAKRKLKGKPVITLIGCRNMWVMAQEKLKQMLNDVEAKLIDNIVLIDQGNSFATFVTTPRWMLTGKRDSLWGIFPEAGISKQDITEASRFGKAISHALANDEEKKQESICYGLNAVTIDEKLIKSEQIATKSFMIWGKLIRKVGKQGDPKRKPIVMLYVVFLLLIILTIVPINMLVQTIIRKVNKEKILKQKEIFEAPSGSAKDRMKDFL; via the coding sequence TTGGATATTAAAAAAGTATTAGTTATATCGTACTCTCAAACAGGACAATTAACTCAATTAACAGACTCAGTTTTAGCCCCTTTAGAGGCAGATACAAATGTAGAAGTGGTTTATAAAAAAATTGAACCACTAAAACCATATCCTTTTCCATGGGATTTTATGACTTTTATGGATTGTTTTCCAGAATCAATATATTTAGACCCTCCAGAAATTAAAGAGATAGAAGATGATGACAATGATTATGATTTGGTGATTTTACCTTATCAAGTATGGTTCTTATCTCCATCTTTACCTATTACAGCTTTCTTGAAAAGTGATTATGCAAAAAGAAAGTTAAAAGGTAAGCCAGTTATTACTTTAATTGGTTGTAGAAATATGTGGGTTATGGCACAAGAAAAATTAAAACAAATGCTTAACGATGTTGAAGCTAAACTTATTGATAATATAGTTTTGATTGACCAAGGAAACTCTTTTGCAACATTTGTTACAACACCAAGATGGATGTTAACAGGGAAAAGAGATTCATTGTGGGGAATTTTCCCAGAAGCAGGAATTTCAAAACAAGATATAACAGAGGCTTCAAGATTTGGTAAAGCAATAAGTCATGCTTTAGCAAATGATGAAGAGAAAAAACAAGAATCTATTTGCTATGGATTAAATGCAGTTACAATAGATGAAAAACTAATTAAAAGTGAACAAATAGCAACTAAAAGTTTTATGATTTGGGGAAAACTTATTAGAAAAGTTGGAAAACAAGGTGACCCTAAAAGAAAACCTATAGTAATGCTTTATGTAGTTTTTTTACTTTTGATTATTTTAACAATTGTTCCAATAAATATGTTGGTTCAAACAATAATTAGAAAAGTTAATAAAGAGAAAATATTAAAACAAAAAGAGATTTTTGAAGCACCATCGGGAAGTGCAAAAGATAGAATGAAGGATTTTTTATAA
- a CDS encoding beta-ketoacyl-ACP synthase III, translating into MNSVYINNVQKFMPNDAVTNEEIEDYLGYIGGKKSKAKKVVLRSNGIKSRYYVLEKGTEKALFSNAQITANAIKKLENEKFSLDSVDCLSCGTTTPDQLMPNHTLMVQGELGLTEIETLSASGICLSGINALKYAYYGIKCGDLENVVSTGSEVVSPTLSAKNFKTESDHKAVEQNPGIAFEKDFLRWMLSDGAGAMLLQNKPNEEGLSLKIDWIDILSYAGEMPTCMYSGCEVKGDELKGFRTFTQEEIMEKSLLTIAQDVKLLNENIIEYTVTKPIEKIAKKRDLKEEEISYFLPHYSSTFFRDKVYEGMKKGGLEIPFEKWFTNLTKCGNTGSASIYIMLEELFNSNKLSKGEKILCYIPESGRFSTSFMMLEVV; encoded by the coding sequence ATGAACAGTGTTTACATAAATAATGTACAAAAATTTATGCCAAATGATGCAGTTACAAATGAAGAAATAGAAGACTACTTAGGTTATATTGGTGGGAAAAAATCAAAAGCAAAAAAAGTAGTACTTAGAAGTAATGGAATTAAAAGTAGATATTATGTTTTAGAAAAAGGAACTGAAAAAGCTCTTTTTTCAAATGCTCAAATTACAGCTAATGCAATTAAAAAATTAGAGAATGAAAAATTCTCTTTAGATAGTGTTGATTGTCTTTCATGTGGAACAACAACTCCAGATCAACTTATGCCAAACCATACTTTAATGGTACAAGGTGAATTAGGTTTAACAGAGATTGAAACATTAAGTGCTTCAGGTATTTGTCTAAGTGGAATAAATGCTTTAAAATATGCTTACTATGGAATTAAATGTGGGGATTTAGAAAATGTTGTATCAACAGGTTCAGAAGTTGTTTCTCCAACATTAAGTGCTAAAAACTTTAAAACAGAATCTGACCATAAAGCAGTAGAACAAAATCCAGGAATTGCCTTTGAAAAAGATTTTTTAAGATGGATGCTTTCAGATGGTGCAGGGGCAATGCTTTTACAAAATAAACCAAATGAAGAGGGCTTATCTTTAAAAATTGATTGGATAGATATTTTATCTTATGCCGGTGAAATGCCAACTTGTATGTATAGTGGATGTGAAGTTAAAGGTGATGAGCTAAAAGGATTTAGAACATTTACTCAAGAAGAGATAATGGAAAAGTCTTTACTTACAATTGCCCAAGATGTAAAACTTTTAAATGAAAATATCATTGAATATACAGTTACAAAACCAATTGAGAAAATAGCTAAAAAAAGAGATTTAAAAGAAGAAGAGATATCTTACTTTTTACCTCACTACTCTTCAACGTTCTTTAGGGATAAAGTATATGAAGGAATGAAAAAAGGTGGTTTAGAAATTCCTTTTGAAAAGTGGTTTACTAACCTTACTAAATGTGGAAATACTGGTTCTGCATCAATTTATATTATGCTTGAAGAGTTATTTAATTCAAATAAATTATCAAAGGGTGAAAAAATTCTTTGTTATATTCCAGAAAGTGGGAGATTCTCTACATCATTTATGATGTTAGAAGTAGTATAA
- a CDS encoding BtrH N-terminal domain-containing protein has translation MSEKFEHSQFAHCESGVVSTLLTHYGLKLSEPMVFGLTSSLSFVFLPIIKLNNMPLIAYRELPKNIINKVSKVLGIEIVKKTYKNGVEANNDLTKFVEDKQLVGLQTSVFYLPYFPKDMRFHFNAHNLLVYGKEGSDYKISDPVFEEAVLCDEKELTRARFAKGVFAPKGFMYYPKNIPTNLDFSSIVKKAIKKNAKSMLTPFPYAGVKGMRTLAKKISKLNPNSDPRYLKNYLTHIVRMQEEIGTGGGGFRFLYAAFLKEVKKHDLDNELLDEASSLLVKSGNTLREFALLCVESSKKIDKFDANKIAEKLVEASKYEEEAFKLLKKIQ, from the coding sequence ATGAGTGAAAAGTTTGAACATTCACAATTTGCACACTGTGAGAGTGGAGTTGTTTCGACTTTATTAACTCATTATGGTTTAAAGCTTAGTGAGCCAATGGTTTTTGGACTTACTAGCTCTTTATCTTTTGTTTTTCTTCCAATAATCAAACTTAATAATATGCCTTTAATTGCATATAGAGAACTTCCTAAAAACATAATCAATAAAGTTTCAAAAGTTCTTGGAATAGAGATTGTTAAAAAAACATATAAAAATGGTGTTGAAGCAAATAACGATTTAACAAAATTTGTTGAAGATAAACAATTAGTTGGTCTTCAGACATCTGTTTTTTATCTTCCATATTTTCCAAAGGATATGAGATTTCACTTTAATGCACACAATCTTTTAGTTTATGGAAAAGAAGGAAGTGATTATAAAATCTCTGACCCTGTTTTTGAAGAGGCTGTTTTATGTGATGAAAAAGAGCTTACAAGAGCAAGATTTGCAAAGGGAGTATTTGCTCCAAAGGGGTTTATGTATTATCCTAAAAATATTCCAACTAATCTTGACTTTTCTTCAATTGTTAAAAAAGCAATAAAGAAAAATGCTAAGTCAATGTTAACTCCTTTTCCATATGCAGGGGTAAAAGGAATGAGAACTTTAGCAAAGAAAATATCTAAACTAAATCCTAATTCTGACCCTAGATATTTAAAAAATTATTTAACTCATATTGTTAGAATGCAAGAAGAGATAGGAACTGGAGGCGGAGGCTTTAGGTTTTTATATGCTGCATTTTTAAAAGAAGTGAAAAAGCATGATTTAGATAATGAACTATTAGATGAAGCATCTTCATTACTTGTGAAGTCTGGAAATACTTTAAGAGAGTTTGCTTTACTTTGTGTAGAATCTAGTAAAAAAATTGATAAATTTGATGCAAATAAAATTGCAGAAAAATTAGTAGAAGCTTCAAAGTATGAAGAAGAGGCTTTTAAACTATTAAAAAAGATACAATAG